A region of Argentina anserina chromosome 5, drPotAnse1.1, whole genome shotgun sequence DNA encodes the following proteins:
- the LOC126794408 gene encoding partner of Y14 and mago: MMANRGGDQDLKLTEEISKTLKEGERILAPTRRPDGTLRKPIRIRAGYVPQEEVALYQSKGALWKKEMSSQAGPPGFDDTSPVVADAKPKTKSVKRNERKKEKRLQAALEKEKTSEEGETGNTNEEELPAQDVNYASASVQSLTSQMNDLGVSSNSALVTPSSDSTEDSNPSAPVQDIDKKIRALKKKIRLAEAQQQKAHLQDGKPEQLEKLTKLEGWRQELKLLEEKKDS; this comes from the exons ATGATGGCCAATCGCGGAGGAGATCAGGATCTGAAACTGACGGAGGAGATCAGCAAAACCCTAAAAGAAGGCGAGAGAATTCTGGCGCCAACCCGGAGACCCGACGGCACGCTCCGAAAACCCATCCGCATTCGGGCCGGGTATGTCCCCCAGGAGGAAGTCGCCCTCTACCAATCCAAAGGTGCCTTG TGGAAGAAGGAGATGTCCTCACAGGCAGGTCCTCCGGGTTTTGATGATACTAGTCCGGTCGTCGCCGATGCCAAGCCCAAGACCAAGTCTGTAAAGAGGAATGagaggaagaaggagaagcGGCTGCAG GCTGCTCTTGAGAAGGAGAAAACCTCAGAAGAAGGGGAAACTGGAAATACTAACGAAGAAGAGCTACCTGCTCAAGATGTTAATTATGCATCAGCATCAGTCCAGTCATTGACATCTCAGATGAACGACCTTGGCGTTTCTTCTAATTCTGCTTTAGTTACCCCTTCCTCTGACTCGACGGAGGATTCAAATCCTAGTGCTCCAGTTCAAgatattgataaaaaaatccGAGCTCTTAAAAAGAAG ATTCGACTTGCAGAAGCTCAACAACAGAAAGCTCATCTGCAAGATGGTAAGCCAGAGCAGTTGGAGAAGTTAACGAAACTGGAAGGATGGCGTCAAGAGCTAAAGCTCTTGgaggaaaaaaaagatagCTGA